One segment of Polyangia bacterium DNA contains the following:
- a CDS encoding DUF1552 domain-containing protein — translation MLRGMVGGGLAVTVPLPRLVGMLDDNGTAYAAGGPLPVRFGNWFFGNGIIPSRWVPSRTGVGDAWALSEELSPLQPVKSYISVVTGLAIKGPDISPHQAMPVQALTGAQTGNGVVQLPTIDQVVGAVTNTGTLYPKGLHVGLTSTNGGIAMGLNVSFSGSNAPNPPQQSPAAMFQTLLKYASTGTGMAAPPDPSLLRRRMVLDAIADESKALRARLGVEDQNRLDQHLSGLHQLQNQLVAAGMPRMTGTIVDPDKAYPSRGADGSITRMRGQAFSDLLVFAMAGDLTRVFSYAFTGPACHGGYGDCGLAASSFHEDYGHRTSSKGVQAATEGFNTGVKFTMSCLADTLTRMKNTPDGAGNLLDNSVLYTTSCVSESQTHGGTDFPVLVSGKAGGKLKGDMHVRLVGENVSRVPLTLLTAMGSNATSWGMGDTAATTGVSELLA, via the coding sequence GTGCTCCGGGGCATGGTGGGTGGCGGCCTGGCCGTCACCGTCCCTCTGCCTCGCCTGGTGGGCATGCTGGATGACAACGGCACGGCCTACGCCGCTGGTGGGCCGCTGCCGGTGCGTTTCGGAAACTGGTTCTTCGGCAACGGCATCATCCCGTCGCGCTGGGTGCCGTCGCGCACCGGCGTCGGCGACGCGTGGGCGCTCAGCGAAGAGCTGAGCCCTTTGCAGCCGGTCAAGTCGTACATCTCCGTGGTCACGGGCCTGGCCATCAAGGGCCCGGACATCTCACCGCACCAGGCGATGCCGGTGCAGGCGCTGACCGGCGCGCAGACGGGGAATGGCGTGGTGCAGCTGCCGACGATCGATCAAGTCGTCGGCGCCGTCACCAATACCGGAACGCTGTACCCAAAGGGCCTCCACGTCGGCCTGACCAGCACGAACGGCGGCATCGCCATGGGCCTGAACGTCTCGTTCTCGGGATCGAACGCGCCCAACCCGCCCCAGCAGAGCCCGGCAGCTATGTTCCAGACGCTGCTGAAGTACGCCAGCACCGGCACTGGCATGGCTGCGCCCCCCGATCCGTCGCTGCTGCGCCGGCGAATGGTGCTGGATGCGATCGCCGACGAATCGAAGGCGCTGCGCGCCCGGTTGGGCGTCGAGGATCAAAACCGTCTGGATCAACACCTGTCCGGCCTGCACCAGCTGCAGAATCAGCTGGTCGCCGCCGGCATGCCGCGCATGACCGGCACCATCGTCGATCCGGACAAGGCGTACCCGAGCCGCGGCGCCGACGGGTCCATCACGCGCATGCGCGGTCAGGCGTTCTCCGATCTGCTGGTCTTCGCGATGGCCGGTGACCTGACGCGCGTGTTCTCGTACGCCTTCACCGGGCCGGCTTGCCACGGCGGGTACGGCGACTGCGGCCTGGCCGCGTCGTCGTTTCACGAGGACTATGGCCATCGCACCAGCTCGAAGGGCGTACAGGCGGCGACCGAGGGGTTCAACACCGGCGTCAAGTTCACCATGTCCTGCCTGGCCGACACGCTGACGCGGATGAAGAACACGCCCGACGGCGCCGGCAACCTGCTCGATAACTCGGTCCTGTACACGACGTCGTGCGTGTCGGAATCGCAAACCCACGGCGGCACAGATTTCCCGGTGCTGGTGTCGGGCAAGGCCGGCGGCAAGCTGAAGGGCGACATGCACGTGCGCCTGGTCGGCGAGAACGTCAGCCGGGTGCCGTTAACGTTGCTGACGGCGATGGGCAGTAACGCGACCTCGTGGGGCATGGGCGATACGGCGGCGACGACCGGAGTCTCGGAGCTGTTGGCGTAA